One genomic region from Gammaproteobacteria bacterium encodes:
- the mobA gene encoding molybdenum cofactor guanylyltransferase, which translates to MPPYPRDDITGVILAGGRATRMGGKDKGLIEISGLPMIERVLARFEPQVGAVVINANRNLERYGRYGWPVIADRTQDFQGPLAGIASALSQIDTRYAVTAPCDSPLLPHDLGARLWAALSRDDAEIAVARDSLRLQPVFSMLKRALLLSLYDYLQTGERKIDRWYRLHRVATADFTDCPDAFLNVNTPEEHAALEARLAT; encoded by the coding sequence ATGCCCCCGTACCCCCGCGACGACATCACCGGCGTCATTCTGGCGGGCGGACGCGCCACCCGCATGGGCGGCAAGGACAAGGGACTCATCGAGATTAGCGGGCTCCCGATGATCGAACGGGTGCTCGCGCGCTTCGAACCACAGGTCGGCGCCGTCGTCATCAACGCCAATCGCAATCTGGAGCGCTACGGGCGCTATGGCTGGCCGGTGATAGCGGACAGGACGCAAGATTTTCAGGGGCCGCTGGCGGGCATCGCGAGCGCGTTGTCGCAAATCGACACCCGCTATGCCGTTACCGCACCCTGCGACAGTCCGCTGTTGCCGCACGATCTGGGCGCGCGCCTGTGGGCGGCGCTTTCGCGCGACGACGCCGAGATCGCCGTGGCCCGCGATTCGCTTCGCTTACAACCGGTATTCTCGATGCTCAAACGCGCCTTGCTGCTTAGCCTTTACGACTATCTGCAAACGGGCGAGCGCAAGATCGATCGCTGGTATCGCCTGCACCGCGTGGCGACCGCCGACTTTACCGATTGCCCGGATGCGTTCCTGAACGTCAATACGCCGGAGGAACACGCCGCGCTGGAGGCGCGGCTGGCGACGTGA
- a CDS encoding mismatch-specific DNA-glycosylase: MPHGSGITSTARITPDAEALPDYLRDGLRIVVIGLNPSIISARAGFFFASPRNRFWRALNASGLVPEPLIPGVAAQEVLFRRCGIGFTDVVKRATRGGVELRADDYRQGALLLTEKLIRYRPRVAWFHGKVAYAQFLKYTIGSKSPPIDWGMQPACVSESRVFVTPNPSPAKAAFSLSLLTEWYRALAQAVPCSAN, encoded by the coding sequence ATGCCACACGGCTCAGGTATTACATCGACAGCTCGGATAACGCCGGACGCAGAGGCGTTGCCGGACTATCTGCGTGACGGTCTTCGCATTGTCGTCATCGGCCTGAATCCGTCGATAATCTCAGCCCGCGCAGGATTTTTCTTCGCCAGTCCGCGTAATCGGTTCTGGCGGGCGTTGAATGCTTCGGGGCTGGTACCGGAGCCTTTGATCCCGGGTGTCGCCGCGCAGGAGGTGCTGTTTCGGCGCTGCGGCATCGGCTTCACGGATGTGGTCAAGCGCGCGACGCGTGGCGGCGTCGAGCTTCGGGCGGACGATTATCGACAAGGCGCGCTGCTGCTGACTGAAAAACTAATTCGCTATCGGCCGCGCGTGGCGTGGTTTCACGGCAAGGTCGCGTACGCCCAGTTTCTCAAATACACCATCGGCTCGAAGTCGCCGCCCATCGACTGGGGCATGCAGCCGGCATGTGTGAGTGAATCGCGCGTGTTCGTGACGCCCAATCCCAGCCCCGCGAAAGCAGCCTTCTCGCTGTCTTTGCTGACCGAGTGGTATCGAGCGCTCGCGCAAGCGGTGCCGTGTTCCGCCAATTGA
- a CDS encoding class I SAM-dependent methyltransferase, translating into MLNLGNRYNRTRYNLSARGHRERGLAAEVMARQLPPDQVRAVQERHSGVISKGEVHRKWLDVEYHMRRAVRDATTLGLEESQPLNILDIGCGAGYFIAVARHLGHNITGLDMSDNEVFNDFVALMTIPRVVHCITPYTPLPDFASPFNLITGFQVRFNWKTKRERWTHEEWSYFLNDCRSRLATGGRMRLQLNSGKDARYRYLPEETVTRLREVPGATIPADKRTITVAA; encoded by the coding sequence ATGCTGAATTTGGGCAATCGATACAACCGGACCCGCTATAATCTGTCCGCGCGCGGGCACCGCGAACGCGGGCTTGCCGCCGAGGTCATGGCGCGGCAGTTGCCACCAGACCAGGTCCGCGCGGTGCAGGAAAGACATAGCGGCGTCATCTCCAAGGGCGAGGTCCACAGGAAATGGCTGGATGTCGAGTATCACATGCGAAGGGCTGTGCGAGACGCCACGACGCTTGGCCTTGAAGAATCCCAGCCACTAAACATTCTGGATATCGGTTGTGGCGCCGGCTATTTTATTGCTGTGGCCAGGCATCTGGGCCATAACATAACCGGGCTCGACATGTCCGATAACGAGGTATTCAACGACTTCGTTGCGTTGATGACCATACCGCGAGTCGTCCACTGTATAACCCCTTACACACCGTTGCCCGATTTCGCCAGCCCATTTAACCTCATAACGGGGTTTCAAGTTCGGTTTAACTGGAAAACCAAACGAGAAAGATGGACCCATGAAGAATGGTCCTATTTCCTCAATGATTGCAGGTCCAGGCTAGCAACGGGAGGCCGGATGAGGTTGCAACTAAATTCGGGCAAGGATGCACGCTATAGGTACTTGCCCGAGGAAACTGTCACGCGCTTGCGGGAAGTGCCGGGAGCCACGATTCCAGCGGACAAGAGAACCATTACGGTGGCGGCTTAA
- a CDS encoding ABC transporter permease subunit — protein sequence MHKCAAVTLLLACTVFAAAPLRAEICVGSKQFTESVILGEIVAQSIGHAAMTVTHRAELGGTRTLWGALLAGDIDIYPEYTGTIVQEILGHRALTDAKAIRAALAEYDVRMSAPLGFNNTYAVGMRRVRAEQLNIRKLSDLVSHPKLRLGFSSEFMDRADGWPGLARHYGLPQTDVRGLDHDLAYRGLEAGEIDATDLYATDAEIRYYDLVVLEDDRHYFPAYDAVWLYRAALATEAPRSLAALKRLEGRVSQGKMTAMNARVKLDGVPAAMVAADFIKREFGFKARFDLPSATDDFFRYTREHLLLVLSSLTAAVFVAVPLGIVAARNPRFGQVILSITGIIQTIPALALLVFMIPLLGIGGAPAIVALFLYSLLPIVRNTYTGLRGIPPQLTESAVALGLPGLSRLRLVELPLALPTILAGIKTSAVINIGTATLGALIGAGGYGQPILTGIRLDDIGLILQGAIPAAMLALLVQGAFELGERYLAPKGLSARGADL from the coding sequence ATGCACAAGTGCGCGGCCGTGACCCTGTTGCTTGCCTGCACTGTGTTCGCGGCGGCGCCTCTGCGCGCTGAAATTTGCGTCGGCTCCAAGCAGTTCACCGAGTCGGTCATTCTGGGCGAAATAGTCGCGCAGTCGATCGGCCACGCGGCGATGACGGTCACGCATCGAGCGGAACTGGGCGGCACGCGCACCTTGTGGGGCGCGCTGCTCGCCGGTGACATCGATATATATCCTGAATACACCGGCACCATCGTGCAGGAGATCCTGGGTCACCGCGCGCTGACCGACGCCAAAGCGATACGCGCGGCGCTGGCGGAGTATGACGTGCGTATGAGTGCGCCGCTGGGTTTTAACAATACCTACGCCGTCGGTATGCGCCGGGTGCGCGCGGAGCAACTGAATATCCGCAAACTCTCCGATCTCGTCTCGCACCCGAAACTGCGGTTGGGTTTCAGCAGCGAATTCATGGACCGCGCCGACGGCTGGCCGGGTCTGGCAAGGCATTACGGGCTGCCGCAAACGGATGTTCGCGGTCTGGATCATGATTTAGCGTATCGTGGTCTGGAGGCTGGCGAAATCGACGCCACCGATCTTTACGCCACCGACGCGGAGATCCGTTATTACGATCTGGTCGTGCTCGAAGACGACCGCCATTACTTTCCCGCTTACGACGCGGTATGGTTGTACCGTGCGGCCCTGGCCACGGAGGCGCCGCGTTCTTTAGCCGCGCTCAAGCGGCTGGAAGGGCGCGTATCCCAGGGCAAGATGACGGCCATGAACGCGCGGGTCAAGCTGGATGGCGTGCCGGCTGCCATGGTCGCGGCGGATTTTATCAAGCGCGAGTTCGGGTTCAAGGCACGGTTTGACCTCCCCAGCGCTACGGACGATTTTTTTCGCTACACGCGCGAGCATCTGCTGCTGGTGCTGAGTTCGCTGACGGCGGCGGTGTTTGTCGCCGTTCCGCTCGGCATCGTCGCCGCGCGAAACCCCCGTTTCGGCCAGGTAATCTTGAGCATCACCGGCATCATCCAGACCATCCCCGCCCTGGCGCTGCTGGTGTTCATGATTCCGTTGCTTGGCATCGGCGGTGCGCCCGCGATCGTGGCGCTGTTTCTCTACAGCCTGCTGCCGATTGTGCGCAATACGTACACCGGCTTACGCGGCATCCCGCCGCAGCTCACCGAGTCGGCCGTGGCGCTGGGACTGCCCGGCTTGAGCCGCTTGCGGCTGGTGGAATTGCCGCTGGCGTTGCCGACCATTCTGGCCGGCATCAAGACCTCGGCCGTGATCAACATCGGCACCGCCACCCTGGGCGCGCTGATCGGCGCCGGCGGCTACGGTCAGCCGATACTGACCGGCATACGGCTGGACGACATCGGCCTCATTCTGCAGGGCGCCATACCGGCAGCAATGCTGGCACTGCTGGTGCAGGGGGCGTTTGAACTGGGCGAGCGCTATCTGGCGCCAAAAGGCCTGTCCGCCCGGGGCGCTGACCTATGA
- a CDS encoding DUF1244 domain-containing protein has protein sequence MDPGDRTEIEAAVFRRLIEHLRARPEVQNIDLMNLADFCRNCLAKWYRAAAQDKGIEMEYAQARELVYGMAYDEYKAKYQREATAKQQADFEARQRD, from the coding sequence ATCGACCCTGGCGACCGCACCGAAATCGAGGCGGCGGTTTTCCGCCGGCTGATTGAACACCTGCGCGCCCGTCCGGAGGTTCAGAATATCGACTTAATGAATCTCGCGGATTTCTGCCGCAATTGTCTCGCCAAATGGTATCGCGCCGCCGCGCAGGACAAAGGTATCGAGATGGAATATGCCCAGGCCCGCGAGCTCGTCTACGGTATGGCTTACGACGAGTACAAGGCGAAATACCAGCGCGAGGCAACGGCCAAGCAGCAGGCCGATTTCGAGGCGCGGCAGCGCGACTAA
- a CDS encoding citrate synthase yields the protein MAEDTVTVTDNATGKQVELPVVKGADGPAGIDIRKLYSELGYFTFDPGFMSTASCESQITFIDGDEGILRYRGYPIEQLAKHSSYPEVCYLLLYGELPTPEQLQQYQASISNHTMLDEAMRGFFKGFRHEAHPMAIMVGTVGALAAFYHSTMDVHDPKVREQSAHRLIAKMPTIAAWCYKYSIGQPFMYPNYQLDYTRNFLCMMYGLPVPARPYEPNPVMVRALDLILILHADHEQNASTSTVRLTGSSEASPFAALSAGIGSLWGPAHGGANEAVIRMLDRIVKSDQDVKHYIDRAKDKDDRFRLMGFGHRIYKNYDPRATIIRESCHAILAELGDDNPNQRVFDVAMELERIALQDDYFVERKLYPNVDFYSGIILRAMGIPLNMFTVIFALARTVGWLSHWMEMMGDPQARIGRPRQLYTGHQRRDYTPIGERKKR from the coding sequence ATGGCCGAAGACACTGTAACCGTAACCGACAACGCGACCGGCAAGCAGGTAGAGCTGCCCGTGGTAAAAGGCGCCGATGGCCCTGCCGGGATCGATATACGCAAGCTTTACAGCGAGCTGGGTTATTTCACCTTCGACCCGGGCTTCATGTCCACCGCCAGCTGCGAGAGTCAGATCACCTTTATCGACGGCGACGAGGGCATTCTGCGCTATCGCGGCTATCCGATCGAACAACTGGCCAAACACAGCAGCTATCCCGAAGTGTGTTATCTGTTGCTTTACGGCGAGCTGCCGACGCCAGAACAGCTGCAACAGTACCAGGCAAGCATCAGCAACCACACCATGCTGGACGAGGCGATGCGGGGATTCTTCAAGGGCTTTCGTCACGAAGCGCACCCCATGGCGATCATGGTCGGCACCGTCGGCGCGCTCGCGGCCTTTTACCACAGCACTATGGACGTGCACGACCCCAAAGTGCGCGAGCAGTCCGCGCACCGATTGATCGCCAAGATGCCGACCATCGCCGCCTGGTGTTACAAGTATTCGATCGGTCAGCCGTTCATGTACCCGAACTACCAGCTCGATTACACGCGCAACTTTTTATGCATGATGTACGGCTTACCCGTCCCAGCGCGGCCTTATGAACCCAACCCCGTCATGGTGCGCGCGCTTGACCTGATCCTGATTCTGCACGCGGATCACGAACAAAACGCCTCGACATCCACGGTGCGGCTGACCGGTAGCTCGGAAGCGAGTCCGTTCGCCGCGCTGTCGGCGGGTATCGGTTCATTGTGGGGCCCCGCGCATGGCGGCGCCAACGAAGCCGTGATCAGAATGCTTGACCGCATCGTCAAATCCGATCAAGACGTAAAGCACTACATCGACCGCGCCAAGGACAAGGACGACCGCTTCCGGCTGATGGGCTTTGGTCACCGCATATACAAGAACTACGATCCACGCGCCACGATCATCCGCGAGAGCTGTCACGCAATACTGGCCGAACTGGGCGATGACAATCCCAACCAGCGAGTGTTCGATGTCGCCATGGAACTGGAGCGTATCGCGCTGCAGGATGACTATTTCGTGGAACGCAAATTGTACCCGAACGTGGACTTCTACTCGGGCATCATCCTGCGCGCGATGGGCATTCCGCTGAATATGTTCACAGTCATCTTCGCGCTGGCGCGCACGGTAGGCTGGCTGTCGCACTGGATGGAGATGATGGGCGATCCGCAGGCGCGCATCGGCCGGCCGCGGCAACTCTACACGGGTCATCAGCGCCGCGACTACACACCGATCGGCGAACGAAAAAAGAGGTAG
- a CDS encoding homoserine O-acetyltransferase: MAVSLAALPRTLPAARFVDLSQPFAMRRGGVLPRVRVAYETWGRSNAARDNAVLLFTGLSPSAHAASSRDDPAPGWWEYMVGPGKPIDTDRFFVVCVNSLGSCFGSTGPASIDPVSGKPYGVNFPELTIEDIAAAGHEVMRALAIERPHAVVGASLGGMTALAYTMSRAPDVEKLVIISAAARATAFAIAIRSLQREIICSDPAWAGGHYAPDQQPLMGMRLARKLGMISYRSAQEWQQRFGHHEVITHGEQPFGILYEIESYLDYNARKFVGGFDANCYLYLSRSMDLFDLAAHGSSLKAALSKIQARRATIIGVTSDVLFPFDQQQELADSMRDTARDVRLIRLDAVNGHDSFLIDRDRFAPVVRNIFSG; encoded by the coding sequence ATGGCCGTATCCTTAGCCGCGCTGCCCCGCACACTGCCGGCGGCGCGATTTGTCGATCTCTCACAGCCGTTTGCGATGCGACGTGGTGGCGTGCTGCCGCGCGTGCGCGTTGCCTATGAGACCTGGGGCCGGTCAAATGCCGCGCGTGATAATGCCGTGTTGCTGTTTACGGGCCTTTCGCCCAGCGCGCATGCGGCGTCCAGTCGTGATGATCCCGCGCCCGGGTGGTGGGAATACATGGTGGGCCCTGGCAAGCCGATCGACACCGATCGCTTCTTCGTGGTGTGTGTCAACTCGTTAGGCAGCTGCTTCGGTTCCACCGGGCCCGCGTCTATCGATCCAGTTTCCGGCAAGCCATACGGCGTTAATTTTCCGGAACTCACTATAGAGGACATCGCCGCGGCCGGCCACGAGGTGATGCGCGCGCTAGCGATCGAGCGCCCGCACGCCGTCGTCGGCGCCTCGCTCGGCGGCATGACGGCGCTGGCCTACACGATGTCGCGTGCGCCGGATGTGGAAAAGCTGGTGATTATCTCGGCGGCCGCGCGCGCCACCGCCTTCGCCATCGCGATACGTTCATTGCAACGGGAAATCATCTGCTCGGACCCGGCCTGGGCTGGCGGTCATTACGCGCCGGATCAGCAGCCGCTGATGGGTATGCGGCTGGCGCGCAAGCTCGGGATGATTTCTTATCGATCCGCGCAGGAATGGCAGCAGCGGTTTGGCCACCACGAAGTGATTACACACGGTGAGCAGCCATTCGGCATTCTGTACGAGATCGAATCCTATCTGGACTACAACGCGCGCAAGTTCGTGGGCGGCTTCGACGCCAACTGCTATCTGTACCTGTCGCGCAGCATGGATCTGTTTGACCTGGCCGCGCACGGTAGCTCGCTTAAGGCCGCGTTAAGTAAAATTCAGGCGCGACGCGCGACCATCATCGGCGTGACAAGCGATGTGCTGTTTCCGTTCGATCAGCAGCAGGAGCTGGCCGATTCCATGCGTGACACCGCGCGGGACGTGCGCCTGATCCGGCTGGACGCCGTCAACGGCCACGATTCGTTTCTGATCGATCGTGATCGATTTGCGCCGGTGGTGCGGAATATTTTCTCGGGGTGA
- a CDS encoding EamA family transporter, which produces MNHITWALIGMVAYSLTTLLVKLATRSGQFSSFLVLAIACVITLTSTVCIVLVRGDLQQVSAKDFLSASAWFAYPTGIALTVAVTSLFRALSLGPASIVVPIYGMFIVGGSILGIIFLHEPLTTRKLVGISLAAISIYLLAKTS; this is translated from the coding sequence ATGAATCACATTACCTGGGCATTGATCGGTATGGTGGCTTACTCGCTTACCACTTTGCTGGTGAAGCTTGCGACCCGGAGCGGACAGTTTTCCAGTTTCCTCGTTCTTGCCATTGCGTGCGTCATCACTCTGACAAGCACAGTGTGCATCGTCCTCGTCCGAGGCGATTTGCAACAGGTGAGCGCGAAAGACTTCCTGAGTGCGAGTGCATGGTTTGCGTATCCTACTGGGATTGCTCTCACCGTGGCAGTGACTTCCTTATTCCGCGCGCTGTCGCTGGGCCCGGCCAGCATCGTTGTCCCAATTTATGGGATGTTTATCGTTGGCGGGTCGATTCTGGGGATTATTTTTTTGCACGAGCCGCTCACGACACGCAAGCTCGTTGGCATCAGCCTGGCCGCTATCAGCATTTACCTCCTAGCTAAAACCTCATGA
- a CDS encoding NAD(P)/FAD-dependent oxidoreductase: protein MTSDAHRIVIVGGGAGGLELATMLGNKLGKRGTAEITLIDIATTHLWKPLLHEVAAGTLNSSEDELNYLSHARNHHFRFRLGTVNGLDRAGRELTMAPILDEDGSESVPERILSYDTLVFAVGSTTNDFDTPGVREHCFFLDRRPQADDFHRHLLNRYFRVASRREASVEDRINIAIAGAGATGVELAAELRRALSIMGTHALERPPADDEIKFTLIEAADRVLPALPPKISANVAEVLGSIGIELVLGDRIVSADEGGFHMDSGRYVKARTKVWAAGIRAPDFLASLDDLETNKINQLVVRTTLQTTRDDSIFAFGDCASCPRPGRDDTVPPRAQAAHQQASLLAKSIQRRLESKPLAEYVYKDYGSLINLSRFETVGTLMGNLRGKEAGNVMIEGWLARMAYLMLYKMHLWALHGAGWVVVSTIGHWLIRSGKPQLKLH, encoded by the coding sequence ATGACATCCGACGCGCACCGTATCGTTATCGTAGGTGGCGGCGCAGGCGGGCTGGAACTCGCCACCATGCTGGGCAACAAGCTCGGCAAGCGCGGCACGGCGGAGATTACCCTGATCGATATCGCCACCACGCATCTGTGGAAGCCGCTATTGCACGAGGTCGCCGCCGGCACCCTGAATTCCAGCGAGGACGAGCTCAATTATCTCTCGCATGCCCGCAACCATCATTTTCGCTTTCGGCTTGGTACGGTCAATGGCCTGGACCGGGCGGGACGCGAACTCACAATGGCGCCGATCTTGGACGAAGACGGTAGCGAGAGTGTGCCCGAACGCATACTGAGCTACGATACGCTGGTGTTCGCGGTGGGTAGTACAACCAACGATTTCGACACGCCGGGTGTGCGCGAGCACTGCTTCTTCCTTGACCGGCGTCCTCAGGCGGACGATTTTCATCGTCACCTGCTCAACCGCTATTTTCGCGTCGCGAGCAGGCGCGAGGCGTCGGTCGAGGACCGTATCAACATCGCCATCGCCGGGGCCGGAGCCACCGGCGTGGAACTGGCCGCCGAGCTGCGCCGCGCGCTGAGCATCATGGGTACCCACGCGCTGGAGCGCCCGCCCGCCGATGACGAGATCAAGTTTACCCTGATCGAGGCGGCCGACCGCGTGCTGCCCGCGCTGCCGCCCAAGATCTCGGCAAACGTCGCGGAGGTGTTGGGCTCGATCGGCATCGAGTTGGTGCTCGGCGACCGCATCGTTAGCGCCGACGAGGGCGGGTTTCACATGGACAGCGGCAGATACGTGAAGGCCAGAACAAAGGTATGGGCGGCCGGCATCCGCGCCCCCGATTTTCTTGCCAGCCTGGACGATCTCGAAACCAACAAGATCAATCAGCTTGTGGTCAGGACAACCCTGCAGACTACCCGCGACGATTCGATTTTTGCCTTCGGCGATTGCGCGAGCTGTCCGCGTCCGGGACGGGACGATACGGTGCCGCCGCGCGCGCAGGCGGCGCATCAGCAGGCTTCACTACTGGCCAAGTCGATTCAGCGTCGTCTGGAAAGCAAACCGTTAGCGGAGTACGTTTACAAGGATTACGGCTCGCTGATCAATCTAAGCCGCTTCGAAACGGTGGGCACCCTGATGGGAAACCTCAGGGGCAAAGAGGCCGGCAACGTGATGATCGAAGGCTGGCTGGCGCGCATGGCATATCTGATGCTTTACAAGATGCACCTGTGGGCGCTGCACGGAGCGGGCTGGGTGGTCGTATCGACCATCGGGCACTGGCTGATCCGCTCTGGCAAGCCGCAACTGAAGCTGCATTGA